The Streptosporangiales bacterium genome has a window encoding:
- a CDS encoding CoA transferase, whose amino-acid sequence MTVTAPARGRPLVGVRVLDLTTFLSGPFATQILADLGAEVIKLESLDGDSSRSIPPHFVGDDSAYFLANNRGKRSIAVDLKSPAGLEVALGLIDRCDVVIENFRPGVCARLGLDAERIRADRPDLVWASISGFGQSGPMRDKPAYDMVVQALGGVMSLTGEVGRPAVRLGIPAGDLVAGMYATIGIVSALLDQQRTGVGRVIDVSMLDCQLSMLSYQGVYSLVAGVTPGPQDRGHDSIPTYRSFQGADGREFVVTANTERMWRALCEVIGRPELVDDDRFSNARVRLVNRLPLWSVLEAEFEREPAETWVTALSERSVPAALIKTVPEALTDAESAGRDMVVALDAPDGENVRVLGNPIKFDTTDPDEFAYPPTLGEHTEQILGDLLNLGADEVAALLENGVVRGTKPRES is encoded by the coding sequence ATGACGGTCACCGCACCGGCTCGGGGGCGGCCGCTGGTGGGCGTCCGCGTCCTCGACCTGACGACGTTCCTGTCGGGCCCGTTCGCGACGCAGATCCTCGCCGACCTCGGCGCCGAGGTCATCAAGCTCGAGTCGCTCGACGGCGACTCGAGCCGGTCGATCCCGCCGCACTTCGTCGGCGACGACAGCGCGTACTTCCTGGCCAACAACCGCGGTAAGCGCAGCATTGCGGTCGACCTGAAGTCGCCGGCGGGACTCGAGGTCGCGCTCGGCCTCATCGACCGCTGCGACGTGGTGATCGAGAACTTCCGGCCGGGCGTCTGTGCGCGCCTCGGCCTCGACGCCGAACGCATCCGCGCGGACCGTCCCGACCTCGTCTGGGCGTCGATCAGCGGCTTCGGGCAGAGCGGCCCGATGCGCGACAAGCCCGCGTACGACATGGTCGTGCAGGCGCTCGGTGGTGTCATGAGCCTCACCGGCGAGGTCGGGCGGCCGGCGGTGCGGCTCGGTATCCCCGCGGGCGACCTCGTCGCCGGCATGTACGCGACGATCGGCATCGTCTCGGCGCTGCTCGACCAGCAGCGCACCGGCGTCGGGCGCGTGATCGACGTGTCGATGCTCGACTGCCAGCTCTCGATGCTCTCGTACCAGGGCGTGTACTCGCTCGTCGCGGGCGTGACCCCGGGACCGCAGGACCGCGGGCACGACTCGATCCCCACGTACCGCTCGTTCCAGGGCGCGGACGGCAGGGAGTTCGTGGTGACCGCCAACACCGAGCGCATGTGGCGCGCGCTGTGCGAGGTGATCGGCCGCCCCGAGCTCGTCGACGACGACCGCTTCTCGAACGCGCGCGTGCGGCTGGTGAACCGGCTGCCGCTGTGGAGCGTGCTGGAGGCCGAGTTCGAGCGCGAGCCGGCCGAGACCTGGGTCACCGCCCTGTCGGAGCGGTCGGTGCCCGCGGCGCTCATCAAGACCGTCCCCGAGGCCCTGACCGACGCCGAGTCGGCGGGCCGCGACATGGTCGTCGCGCTCGACGCGCCGGACGGCGAGAACGTCCGTGTCCTCGGCAACCCCATCAAGTTCGACACGACCGACCCCGACGAGTTCGCCTACCCCCCGACCCTCGGCGAGCACACCGAGCAGATCCTGGGTGACCTGCTGAACCTGGGCGCCGACGAGGTCGCCGCCCTCCTGGAGAACGGCGTCGTCCGCGGCACCAAACCCCGCGAGAGCTGA
- a CDS encoding LysR family transcriptional regulator, with the protein MLNLVQLKVLAAVARHASVTEAARELHYSQPSVSHHLSRLEAATGVKLVQRVGRGIRLTPEGELLANRATEIVGRVDAATNELAAQVGLRTGRVRLAANASVLSTIVPKAAAMLTEAHPGLELSVIDRHPVEALQLLRHGEIDVALVFRYAHAPLEDEGFRVVHVADDPIYLVSQRPDDSIANHRHSAWIGGCERCQGELTAVCGHHGFTPRIESVCDDMVVVQALVAAGTGVTTLPGLALRAHRLPDVHTTEIPDFARQIYTVTYGEPPDPPATKALIQAIQDSAQ; encoded by the coding sequence ATGCTGAACCTGGTCCAGCTCAAGGTGCTGGCCGCGGTGGCGCGACACGCGTCCGTGACCGAAGCAGCGAGGGAGCTGCACTACTCGCAGCCGTCGGTGAGTCATCACCTGTCCCGCCTGGAAGCGGCCACCGGTGTCAAGCTCGTCCAGCGGGTGGGTCGTGGGATCCGACTGACCCCTGAGGGCGAGCTGCTGGCCAACCGGGCCACCGAGATCGTGGGACGGGTCGACGCGGCAACCAACGAGCTGGCCGCGCAGGTCGGTCTGCGGACGGGGCGGGTTCGCCTCGCCGCCAACGCGTCCGTACTGAGCACGATCGTGCCGAAGGCAGCCGCCATGCTGACCGAGGCACACCCGGGCCTCGAGCTGAGCGTGATCGACCGTCATCCGGTCGAAGCGCTCCAGCTGCTGCGACACGGCGAGATCGACGTCGCCCTCGTCTTCCGGTACGCGCACGCTCCGCTGGAGGACGAAGGATTCCGCGTGGTCCACGTCGCCGACGACCCGATCTACCTGGTGAGCCAGCGCCCCGACGACAGCATCGCGAACCATCGCCACTCCGCCTGGATCGGCGGTTGCGAACGGTGCCAGGGCGAGCTGACGGCCGTCTGCGGGCACCATGGCTTCACCCCACGCATCGAGTCCGTCTGCGACGACATGGTCGTCGTGCAGGCCCTCGTCGCCGCCGGCACCGGTGTCACCACCCTGCCAGGACTCGCGCTCCGCGCCCACCGCCTACCCGACGTCCACACCACCGAGATACCCGACTTCGCCCGCCAGATCTACACCGTCACCTACGGCGAACCACCCGACCCACCCGCCACCAAGGCGCTGATCCAAGCCATCCAAGACTCCGCCCAGTAG
- a CDS encoding dihydrofolate reductase, which yields MSKLRCHISISLDGFVAGQNQSEENPLGEGGERLHDWVVPLAVWRRSHGEQGGEVNESARIVEEAKENIGAAVMGRNMFGPVGGGAWGDEQWTGWWGDDPPYHYPVFIVTHHSRDPVEMEGGTTFHFVTDGIESALEQAKKAAGGKDVMLWGGGHVASQYLAAGLLDELELHVVPVLLGDGSRLLDNLGDADVRLEQVRAVEAPGVTHLKYRILPGAPS from the coding sequence ATGAGCAAGCTCAGGTGTCACATCTCGATCTCGCTGGACGGTTTCGTCGCGGGCCAGAACCAGAGCGAGGAGAACCCGCTCGGCGAGGGTGGCGAGCGGCTCCACGACTGGGTGGTTCCGCTGGCCGTCTGGCGCCGATCCCACGGCGAGCAGGGGGGCGAGGTGAACGAGAGCGCACGGATAGTCGAGGAAGCGAAGGAGAACATCGGCGCTGCGGTGATGGGCCGGAACATGTTCGGCCCTGTCGGCGGTGGTGCCTGGGGTGACGAGCAGTGGACGGGCTGGTGGGGTGACGACCCGCCCTACCACTACCCCGTGTTCATCGTCACCCATCACTCGCGTGATCCGGTGGAGATGGAGGGAGGGACCACGTTCCACTTCGTCACCGACGGAATCGAGTCCGCGCTCGAACAGGCGAAGAAGGCCGCCGGCGGCAAGGACGTCATGCTGTGGGGCGGCGGCCACGTCGCTTCGCAGTACCTGGCAGCGGGACTGCTGGACGAGCTCGAGCTGCACGTCGTTCCGGTGTTGCTCGGTGACGGTTCTCGCCTCCTCGACAACCTCGGGGACGCGGATGTGCGACTCGAGCAGGTCCGGGCCGTCGAGGCGCCCGGCGTCACCCACCTCAAGTACCGGATCTTGCCGGGTGCTCCCTCATGA
- a CDS encoding NADPH-dependent FMN reductase: protein MMDVAIIIGSTRPGRKGEAVAGWVHDLAVKRGDARFEVVDLTDFALPPLDEPMPAITGQYTQPHTHTWAAKIASFDAYVFVTPEYNHSAPGPLKNAIDFLYAEWTNKAVGFVGYGSAGGARAIEHLRLVMSCLQVAHVSAQVELSLFTDFEDFTAFHPAGRHEDTLTTLLDQVIAWDTPLKVLRRGEHHGA, encoded by the coding sequence ATGATGGACGTAGCGATCATCATTGGCAGCACCCGACCCGGACGCAAGGGTGAGGCGGTCGCCGGCTGGGTCCATGACCTTGCGGTCAAGCGCGGCGACGCCAGGTTCGAGGTGGTGGACCTGACCGACTTCGCGCTTCCACCCCTGGACGAGCCGATGCCGGCGATCACGGGCCAGTACACCCAGCCGCACACCCACACGTGGGCAGCGAAGATCGCCTCGTTCGACGCCTACGTGTTCGTGACACCCGAGTACAACCACTCGGCACCTGGCCCGCTGAAGAACGCGATCGACTTTCTCTACGCGGAGTGGACCAACAAGGCGGTCGGGTTCGTCGGCTACGGAAGCGCCGGCGGCGCCCGCGCCATCGAGCACCTGCGGCTGGTCATGAGCTGTCTCCAGGTCGCCCACGTCAGCGCACAGGTGGAGCTGTCGCTGTTCACCGATTTCGAGGACTTCACGGCCTTCCACCCGGCGGGACGCCACGAGGACACCCTCACCACCCTGCTGGACCAGGTCATCGCCTG